In Microscilla marina ATCC 23134, the genomic window TGGGCAGCAGTACCGCAAGTGTGCCATCAGGAGCAAGTAACTTGTCTATTGCTATCAGCAAATCATTAAAAGATAAAGCCTCACTATGCAACGCCCTGTTTTGGCTTAAATTTTGGGTTTTGAGGTGGTTTTCAAAAAACGGTGGGTTAGTCATAATGAGTCCATATTGTGCAGGATGTTTCTGGGCAAAGTGCTGAATAGCCTGGTGGTGTACCTCTATACGAGTAGCCCAGGGACTAGCCTCAATATTTGCTTTGGCTTGGTTATAAGCTGCTTCGTCTATTTCTACCGCTGTAATGTCAAGGTTGCTGGTTCGTTGGGCAAGCATAAGGCTAAGCAGTCCAGTACCAGTACCTATGTCGAGCACTTGTTGTGTATGGGGGGCAGGTTGAACAGATGCCCCAAAAATACACGAGTCGGTACATACCTTCATGGCGGTATTGCCCTGTTCTATCTTAAATTGTTTGAATTGAAAGTAGTTGTTGGCCATTATACGCTACTTATGGTAAAAATAGTAAATTGCAATTTATATCTAACCAACTGAATTTTATGGACAAGACCAATTTTTTTAAAGACGTATACGAGGTAGTGAAACTGATTCCTGAAGGCAGAGCCACCAGTTATGGAGCCATTGCCGAGTATTTGGGTACCAAGGGCAAAGCGCGCATGGTAGGTTGGGC contains:
- a CDS encoding tRNA1(Val) (adenine(37)-N6)-methyltransferase, whose protein sequence is MANNYFQFKQFKIEQGNTAMKVCTDSCIFGASVQPAPHTQQVLDIGTGTGLLSLMLAQRTSNLDITAVEIDEAAYNQAKANIEASPWATRIEVHHQAIQHFAQKHPAQYGLIMTNPPFFENHLKTQNLSQNRALHSEALSFNDLLIAIDKLLAPDGTLAVLLPMYQMEVFTTKAGDYGLQVFEQLQIHNHPQKRNFRRICYFSRKALPNEPVSENELFIRNEQNEYTPEFVQLLKAYYLYL